ATAAAGTAGTGGGAGAGGTAGGAGATTTAGAAAGATTAAAAGATTTTAAAATTCCAAATACAACGTTCGATAAATTTAGCGCTCAACTGTTAAGGTATTACAATGTAAGAAGGGTGCTTAGACCGATCGTTAAATGGTTTATGAAGGGATGATTTGGTTATTTGAGATTGAATTAATTGAATTAAAAGTAAAACCTTCTACTCACCGTACCTTTGCCGATGATCGGTATCTGCCCTCCACAATTTGGGCATTTATTGTCTGATGTAACGAGATAGTTGATCACACTCATACCATAGCGCTTGATCAGAAGTTTACCACATCTTGGACAGTAAGTATTCTCATATCGATGGCCTGGGACATTGCCAATATAAACATAGTTCAAACCCTCTTCTTTACCGATTCGCCAAGCCCTCTCCAAAGTTTCAACGGGCGTTCTACCTCTGTAAAGGCCGAACTCTAAAGCTTTGTACGCAGGGTAGTATTGGGTGACGTGCCAAGGCGTATTCTCTCCCAAATCCCTTCTAATTCTATTGGCGATACTCCTTAAACATTCCTCATCATCATTCACTCCAGGTATGATCAAGGTCGTTATTTCGATCCAGATCCCCAACTTCACCGCTTCTACACAATTCCTCCACACTCTATTCACATCCACACCACAATACTTCTTTACAGCCTCTTCATCACCTTTAATATCGATATTCATAGCATCCAGCCCATACTCCTTTAACAGCCTTAGAGCTTCTAAACTCATGTACCCATTCGTTACGAATGTATTGTAAAACCCCTCTTCTCTCGCTATGGCAAAGACATCTAACGAATATTCGAGAAGTAGAGTAGGTTCATTGAATGATATACTCGTCCCTTGGCAACCCACTTCCCTCACAGCCCTTACGAATCCCTTTGGTGAAAGATAATTACTTCTGTTAAGGTTAGGTGGATATTTGCTGATTCCATAATTTTGGCACCAAGGGCAGGTAAAATTACACGACCAACTACCGATCGTTAAAGCATAGCTACCGGGCC
This DNA window, taken from Nitrososphaerales archaeon, encodes the following:
- the amrS gene encoding AmmeMemoRadiSam system radical SAM enzyme; this encodes MKDEFVMNNPCIREALLYEKIDDRVRCKTCERFCEIAPNQLGFCKTRKNIDGKLYTLEYGDISSISANPIEKKPFFHFWPGSYALTIGSWSCNFTCPWCQNYGISKYPPNLNRSNYLSPKGFVRAVREVGCQGTSISFNEPTLLLEYSLDVFAIAREEGFYNTFVTNGYMSLEALRLLKEYGLDAMNIDIKGDEEAVKKYCGVDVNRVWRNCVEAVKLGIWIEITTLIIPGVNDDEECLRSIANRIRRDLGENTPWHVTQYYPAYKALEFGLYRGRTPVETLERAWRIGKEEGLNYVYIGNVPGHRYENTYCPRCGKLLIKRYGMSVINYLVTSDNKCPNCGGQIPIIGKGTVSRRFYF